The segment attactaATAAatacacatatcagaatcacaaatcgatgccatggtcttactcgcacacacatatcagaatcctatgtcatgacatatgtatccttactattcctaaggttcatacggcgctttcggacatcgtaactctGTCGAAACCATTTCGGAAGTGTGATAGCCAAGCTTAATCATATTCGACCACAACTTGTATATGTTCATACGTTTCATAACATCATATAATGTTtacatttaactacaatttaatacgtctatttgcttataaacttacctcggacgtcgtaaaacgggacaaggctactagtcgacaacttttatttttccccagtccaaatctgatttctttggttcttgatcttaacatattcaaattaagctcattcaaacatattttcatttggtttagtccaaaaacacataaataggaaaattaccattttacccctaatatttccaattttttacaatttagtccctattgcacaaaacacaaaatactcaaagtTTCAAAgtgcccatgttaggccgaatggtacccatatctatacaagcccatatatttcattaatttcatattttagtccctcaaattattatattttcaatttagtcctaattactcaaaatcatcaaaaactctaatacaaaatatgttaatctaaaacatatctttcatttttcttcatcaaacaataaaaatcacaagctatcaacaatagcacactcaaaatattcatcaaaataaaaaattaaagcttgggtcttgaagattactaagcaacgatctcaaaaatgtagaaattatcaaaaactgagatGAATACTTACCTTAATTGAGCTTAAAACCACCCGAACCCtaactccctttcttttctttttttcttttattaatttccgGCTATCAAGATTATGAACACTCAAAtgactttatttttttatgttttatgttatattataacatacaataacttaatgtttaatttacttatatactgttaataatataatataaaaaccatGTAACATATGTCTTATACCGTCCCACTTATTtattaatgggatatttacaatataaatgccccaacttagaaagccactaacaatttggccctcatgctttaaactatcaagtttttaatttacacaattaagtccttttatttaatcggatacctaactgaataaattaaatcacgaaaatttcatagatataaattcacacaaaatcaaatacagaaaataattttaaaatatttttctggctaagatttgtggtcccgaaaccaccgtttcgattagggtctaaattgggctgttacaaccttACCCCATTACATCAACTTACATTctaaaccaacatgtgatgcatcgctgttgACAGTGAATTCCTTTCCAAACTCTGGTTGTAttaagacaggggcctcagtcagaactttcttgagTTTCTAAAAACTTTCCTGCTGCTTATTAGTCTAGTTAAACAGTATTTCTTTATgtaacaacttagtcagaggtgcagtaATCAACGAAAACAGCTCAATAAACCGTCTATAATGccctgccaaacccagaaaacttcgaatctcagatACCAACTTAGGCTACTTCCAATCCAGAGTAGCTTCAATTTTTTGAGAATCAACCCTAATACCCTCAgcaaataccacatgacccagaaaagttacctcacgtagccagaattcacacttgttgaattTAGCGTATAattgtttctccctcaaaatctgTAGAATAACTtggagatgtgcatcatgttcatcctcagtccttgaatacaccagaatgtcatttgtaaacacaactacgaactgatCAAGATAGGGCTAAAACACTTgcttcatcaaattcataaaagtCGCtagtgcattcgttagtccaaacggcattactaggaactcgtaatgaacgtaacgagtcctaaatgctatTTTGTAGACATCAGTCTCCTTGACCCTTAGCTAATGCTACCCtgatcggagatcaatcttagagaagaccAAGGCTCCTCGAAATTGGTCGAATAGATTGTCAATCCTGGGTAGGGGTACTTATTTTTGATAGTCAATTTATTCATTTGCCAATATTCAATGTACATACgaatggttccatccttcttcttcacaaataaaatcggtgctccctacagagacacactagggcggatgaacctcgatcagtaactcttgaatctgagccttaagctctacaAGCTCTTTCGGtaccattctataaggggcaatAGACACCAGAGCTGTACTCGACAAGAGctctatcccaaactcaacttcacagttAGGAGGTAACCCTGGTAGTTCATCAGGAAAGACATCCAAAAAATCCCTAACTTTTCTGATATCTTTAACAGCCGAAGCCTCAGAACCAGAAGCACTGAAGTAGGCTAGATACGCCTCgtaacccttacgaaccaacttctcaGCTCTAAATTTAGAAATGACATTTGAGAGATAGTTTCGATGCTCCCCAATCACAACTATCCCATCACCCTCTGCAGTTTTCAGTACTAACTGCTTAGCGGCACAATCTAAATTCGCCTGATGCTTatctagccaatccatacccagtatcaAGTCAAACTCCCTAAAAGGGAGTTCTATTAAATCTGCCAAAAAGATCCTTCCTTGAATCTCCAAAGGTACCTCCTTAAACAGTTTATTCACTCTCACAGGTTGCCCTAATAGACTTAACACAGTAACCTTACTCATAGTGTTTTCAAACATCACACCCACAGTCTCAGACACAGTGCAAGCTATATAAGAGTGCATAGACCCAACATCAATTAATGCAGTGTAAGGTACATGATGAATAAAGAATGTACTCATAATAACAACTGGGGCATCTCCGTCCACTCAGTGAcatgcagcataaaccagtgccGACTGCCTCTCCTCATTATGCCCAGCACCTCTGCCCGATGCTTCACAACCACGGCCCATACCATTTCTACCTCTGGCCTgacctctcggtggctgctgaaaACCTCTCTGCGGCTGAACAGTACCCATACCTAGAGCTTTCATCTGATCAGGACTTCTTGGACAGTCTCTGATACGGTGCTCTATAGATCCACACCTTAAACATGCCCCTAACCTCTTCcagcactcgccctgatggcgttTTCCATAATTAGCACAAGGCTGCAGGCCAATAGTAGAAACAGGGACCCCAACTTTGGCTGGCCCATCAAATCTGGCCTTCTTCTTAGGCCCCATAGTTGTACCTGAAGGCTCCCAAACCCTCTTGTTCCTTCCTTTATCCTTTTCACGATTCTGGCGCTCAGCGCACTTCACATCCTCGGtgatcttagccttctctactaaTACAGCAAAATTCGCTCCCTCCATAGAGCTATCAGAATTCACAAATTATCTCTGAGGCTATCCTCGAAACGAACAcaacgctcatattcagttgccactatcccacACGCATAGCGGCTAAGTCACAAAAACTCAGACTCATATTTAACTACCGACTTATCCCCCTAAGTCAAATTCAGAAACTCTTTCCTCTGGGCATCTACATAACTAGCacccacatatttcccttggaacgtattcttgaaaaactcccaagtcaatCGTTCGGTctgagtaccctctttcactgtaagccaccactgataggcttcatatCGCAACAACGACATTGCACAATTCAATTTTAGCTCTGGGGTGCAGTTGAGGTTATCCATGATCCTTGTCATGGCCtttatccaatattcagccacattaggggtaaCTCCAGTGAGACccctaaagatctcagccccattagacctgagtcattCCATTATTGACCCACAGTCCACAGTACCAGTATTAGGCCCAGCGACCTTTTCTAGAATTCGcagcatagcttgggacagtgcgtcatccccagctACCCGATCgtgtgacccagtctcagtcacatATGAAGCCGATGCCTCTCTTGCCACAACGTTAGGCATACGGCCCGATGCCGAAGACCCAGCCCAAGCACTTCCATGGTCTCTACCGCGACCTCGTGTAGCCCTACCACGAGTACCTCCATTGCTCATTATCGATTTGCATATTatctatattaataattttatacatcaGTTTTACAGTTCTAGTTTTTATTAacggatattttatgaaaaatagcaTCAATAATTTAGAGTTGTTTGTTTGCGCAGATcgtagtcttactacagttttaagTTACCTTAACAAAGGTTTCAGTACAGTCTATTATCTACGATAATCTTAGTATTTCAAATAAACAAtagttttagagaacttacaggatcggtGCCGAAGACTCGGTAGACCACACATGCAGAAGTCACTTCAAAATTTTTTTCCTACTATTTGAAATAGTTCTTTAAAAAATTTACGTCTTTAGAAAAActcaaatccacagtcgagttttgtagcctggctctgataccactaaatgtagcaccctaaacctggcctagatgttatggtcgaCTCTGCAGTGTCACACTAGATTATGTTTTGAAAAACGTAGTTTTGTTGTAAAGCCCATTTTGTATTAAAGCCCCATTGTGGTCTTTCAGAGTAGCTAACATAACTCGTTTGTTGTTAGAACATAGATTGGTTTagcaaaacatatgtcatattaaaattgatattacCTTTGAAAAAAAAACATTGTTCGTTGCGGAAACTTTTAAACGAGTTACGTAACGtggtagttgaaaatcatttatcttttgaaaacccgagtCCTACCGCTAATAGATATAAACTAATTTAAATAAATCCCTAATTAAAACTGcataaaaaataaaacttaaagcggccttattacataaaatttacccaattaaaactacttttactaAAAAGTCAAATACGAAAATATAATcgtggtgtggccatctccgagtcccttgcagcaccgaCCCGTCTAAGAATTACCTAGACAGATAATCAGTagagtgagtttatgaaaactcagtgtgtagtcCCTATTTATCAAATAGTAAATCATGCAATGTAAAACAATCTGGGCTTAAGCCCTTTTCAGTGGCAATATTAGTGTGGactttagcccattacagtaacagtatcagtgtaTGCCTTAGTCCAATTCAGTACAGTATTAGTGATGCATAcagagatcctacccatccatcatTTACACTCCagtccgtccagccctacactccatgtagggataaaattgacccacccatccttacactccagaatatagcaccagttgcggcactaacaatatttgcagcagagctaccagtaataggcttatggCCTTTAAgtgcacttcctccaatatcatatatcccatcccatgcaatgcaacataatataaatgtacatacaataaaaatggcatgctcaaaaagtcatacatcacataaggGTATATCAGTCATATCATACATTAAGGTCTAGGTACAGTTACTGACCCAATAGTAAGTCCACAgttgtcttgggcgacccgtgcaatctTAATAGTTAAACAACAAATATGGGCCCAAGCCCATAATACgacccatgtaggcccacacgcttgtgtggcccaataagcccaaataatggcccTGGTCGTGCAAACTACACatctggcccaataatctccacacatacGTGCAGTTTGCCCGTGCAGGGCCCACAAGGCCCATTTTAGCCTGacgtggcccaaaacggcctcaACCTATGATGTTGTTCATGGTGGCCTGTACTGCCAAGCGAACACACGTGTAGCATCTATGAACATGCCTTCTGACTTTTTCCAATCAACAAACTTTGAAGTGTGACTACACACCTATTATGAATCTGGAGTTAATCCCCGCTCCGAACACTCTTATGCCTAAAGGAAAAATAATACGATAACTAATCAGTTACTTAACTTATGTCTCGATTGGAAACTAATGGAATTCCAAAAAAATCATAATCTCTTACCCAAAAGCCAACAATAATTGCACCCTTGATTCTCAAGGGATGTGTCAATCAACTTCGACCACCATCTACATAGAAAAAATACCACCTTTCTATATCAGACTCGCATTTGAAGCAAAATAACATTATAACCGTACCACACTTACAATAACAACCAAGTAGAACACAGATCAATGAAGTAACGTACATAGAAGCACGTAAAAGGACTGATCTGAAAAGTAGAGGAGATAGTCAGTATGAAAAGGGAAAGTTAGAATATGGATCAACAAAGTGAAACAAACCGAAAGGGGAAGAAAAAAAACTAGGGCTTTATCGAAAAATATTCTGCTAGCACAAGAACACCAAAGTGGGAGACAAGAACCGACGCCTTACCCAATCGATCACACCATATTTTCCAACCGAAAGCAGAATAGAAGTAAGATGAGTATTCGGTCAAGGTACTAAAACTGAAAATGAAGGAAAAGAGAGAAGGACCAGTGAAAAAGAGAAGTAAAAAAAGTGCACTCAGTCAATGAGAAATCATTGGGGAGAGGAAGAGGATGAGAGGAGGATATTCAGCCAAATAAACTTGACACGAAAGAGAGAACAAGAGCACAAGAGACCAGTGACCAAACGTCGAAAGAGAACAATCTAAAAATACCTAAAACGAACAATCAAAACAAAAAGGTAGCAATCCTCAACAAGGGAAAAAGA is part of the Gossypium arboreum isolate Shixiya-1 chromosome 5, ASM2569848v2, whole genome shotgun sequence genome and harbors:
- the LOC128292694 gene encoding uncharacterized protein LOC128292694 is translated as MEGANFAVLVEKAKITEDVKCAERQNREKDKGRNKRVWEPSGTTMGPKKKARFDGPAKVGVPVSTIGLQPCANYGKRHQGECWKRLGACLRCGSIEHRIRDCPRSPDQMKALGMGTVQPQRGFQQPPRGQARGRNGMGRGCEASGRGAGHNEERQSALVYAASCTVSETVGVMFENTMSKVTVLSLLGQPVRVNKLFKEVPLEIQGRIFLADLIELPFREFDLILGMDWLDKHQANLDCAAKQLVLKTAEGDGIVVIGEHRNYLSNVISKFRAEKLVRKGYEAYLAYFSASGSEASAVKDIRKVRDFLDVFPDELPGLPPNCEVEFGIELLSSTALVSIAPYRMGIIDGLLSCFR